attctgctgtgttgtactctcccaagcgcttagtacagtgctctccacatagtaagtgctcaataagtaccatcgttgGCTTGACGGATTGACGACTGGGGATTGGCAAAGAAATAATAGAGGGCTACTGGATTGGACCAGTTTgctgggggtttttttcccctggaaTGTTTTCTTTTGTTATTGGGTAACTTTAGTGCTGTATGGGTTGCTGAAATAGTGGCAAGAGAAGGATTTAAGCCCTCTAAAGGCTTAATTTTGAGTCCCACTTTATCTTTCAATTctgccttgcccaaggcaagCAGCTAAGAGGTAAAAGAAGCTTTTAGCAAGTTGGAGAAAACTTTAACCACCGGGGCCGATTGGAGGTCCAGGGCCCGATAGACGGGGGCCCCGGTACTCGCCCCGCTCGGGCATCGCCGGAGACCGGCAGTGCCGGGGAATGAAAGTCCACCGCACGAACCTTCTCGTAGGCCGGAAAGAACCTGGTGGTGGCTCTCTCAAGGATGTAGGCAAGATTCATCTCCTTCTCCGCGGGCAGCGAGAGGGGAAAGAACATAATCATGTCGCTCAGATCCCTCATCCCTTCCACGTACATGTCGATCCTGGAAAATAAAGCACCTCATGTCAGAATTCACCAAATGGAGGAAAAATTGCCCTTCTGAGCGAACAGATTGGGCTCAATAGCTCGTGTTTATCCCGCTCCAGGAAGCTAAATGTCTCTCCACCAATGCGAGAGGTTTTATCTGAAAATGTTTcattgtaatactaataatgtcaataattgtgttatttgttacatGCCTactgcatgctaagcactgggttagacgcaAGAtgatccctgacccacgtgaggctcacagtgttgaatgggattgttaatccccattttacagatgaggcaactgaggtacagagaagaataataataataatgataatggcatttgttaagcgcttactgtgtgcaaagcacccttctaagcactggggaggatacaaggtgatcaggttgtcccacgtggggctcacagtcttcatccccattttacagatgagggaactgaggcacagagaggttaaatgactttccagagtcgcacagctgacaagtggccgagctgggattagaacttgcgacctctgactcccaagcccgggctttgcctgtggtcacagagaaggcaagtggcagagccgggattagaacccaggtctcctgatttccaggcccaggctctttagcgtggctcagtggcaagagccagggcttgggaatcagaggtcatgggttcgaatcccagctctgtcacttgtcagctgggtgactgtgggcaagtcacttcatttctctgtgcctcagtgaccccatctgtaaaatggggatgaagaccgggagcctcacgtgggacaacctgatgaccctgtatctcccccaagcacttagaacagtgctctgcacctagtaagtgcttaaataccaacgttattagagaagcagcgtggctcagcccgggcttggcagtcagaggtcatgggtttgaatcctggctctgccacttgtcagctgggtgactgtgggcaagccacttaacttctctgtgcctcagttcccccatctggaaaatggggatgaagactgtgaacctcacgtgggacaacctgatgaccctgtatctcccccagcgcttagaacagtgctctgcacatagtaagcgcttaaaaaatgccaacgtaattattatcatcattatttccacTAGGTAGAGGTGATTTCAGATGCTAAGAGAGTGAGTGAGGCAGCCGGCTCAACGTGTTTGCTAAGGGAAAGATCGCCGGATGGCGATGGTTGGAAGTTCGAAGGGGCCCGTCTATAGTAGCTCCTGTGTTGGCAAGGACCCAGAAAGGGGGTTTCATGCTGCCGGGGAGATGGGCTCAGAGGTCGGGCACCCTCAGTGTGCAGGGATTTGGGCAAACTCCTGCATGATGGCATCACATCAGGCTTCCTGCCCAGTACAATATCACATTTAGAAGTAGCTGGAAaaggtgtcctctagactgtaaactcatttctgGGCAACGgatgtgtcggctaattctgttgtactttcccaagcgtgcagtgctctgcacagagtgtaaGCACCcgatatatgattgattgctgaCTTGCTAGTCCCGACTATTTTCTTCATCCTCTTAAGGTACTCAACGCTAATTGGTGGAGCGGTGGGAGGGTTCAGGAATCTAGGTTAAGcaacagcacggtctagtggatagtgcccggacctgggagccagaagggcctgggttctaatcctagatctgccagttgtcagctgtgtgaccttgggcaagtcacttatctgtgcctccattccctcatctctaaaatgggaattgagactgcgagcgccatgtagggcatggaatatgtacaacctgattgcttttatctaccccagaatttaaagTGCGCTCATTCCAATTACAGGGCCTCGAAAGAGTCCCGGATTGTTATTTtccgtacagttcctggcacagaaagtgcacaacaaatgccatttaaaaaaaaaaaaggcttcaagAACCCCCACTTGGGGAAAATGTCGAGAGGAAAGGGTCAAAAGATAACAAGCGATGTCATCCTGAGCTAGATCCCGGTCCATCCGACCTAGAGCCCTGCTTCCACCAGGAAGATGAAGGATGCTTGACATGACGGTCGAGAACttcccttttttatggaatttgttaaacacgtattatatgccaggtacaagtactgggataggtgcacaggaatcaggttggacacagtccctgtgccacatggggctcgcagtcttaatccccgttttacagacgagggagctgaggcccagagaagttgtgacttggccaaggtcacacagaagacaattggcagaggcaggactagaacccaggtctttctgactccaggctcgtgctctatcctctagaccatgctggctCTTCTTAAAGTCCTTTACTTGTAACTCCTCTAGAGTAAATGTCAGTGGAGTAGATGTCAGTCACTCCATCAGCTTAGCTACCTCTCTGAAACAAATGGAGGCAAATGATTTCTTTCTCGTTCAAAGTTAGCCTTGAACCTTACCTTCGGGTGGATGGGCAAGTCCTCTGCCTTGTTTATTTCAGCAGGCAAATATTGTCTCTCGGGTTGGCGTGCTCACAGATTTGCCTGTCAGTGACCTCCATCGTTGACTATGGCCCCagaaattttttattttttttggcagGAGATTGTAACCtagcgtaaactccttgaggccaaggattacgtctactaattctatgggGCTGGCTCAACCGTTTTTTACTGTGGTCTAAGCACAGTTGGAGTTGGATAAATAATATCCAttttgagagagagaggcagagagggtatGGAACGGTTAAATTTGCTCTTGAGGCTTGccatttctccactccttccatccgggggagacaaacactgaagAGTCCCAGATCGGTAGGTCTTTGTAAAGCGGGGAAAGAAAGCTGCCATTTTCACAGGTTGTTGCAGATTGTACAGCAGACAACAGATTATAGGATATTTTTAGAATCGCCCCGGGATTTGAAAACTTGGGACTCTGTTTCGGGTGCCTAAAATCTGCAAGGACAAATTACAAACCAAGCAGGCAGCAGCTTGTAACGGTCGAGGCTTCCGAAGGCGCTCgaacacagggctcagagtcaacAAGCGTGGTCCGTGTGTGTGCCGGGAGTCAGGGGATTCtcgttggggatgggagggaggagaggaaagaggtggggggaTTGGGGAATGAGGgtacatatgtgtatgtgtgcacgcGTGCATATGCATGTCTGTCTAGGGAAGGTACCgactgggagaaagaaagagagtctGGTCTTTGTGAACGTGtggctgtgtgtttgtgtggacaTGCGTTTGTATGATATATTAAGATGGAAATACGGTGATTTTTCCTTACAGTTTTGATGGCGTTCGAAATCTAGGCCAAATAATGAAGGGCTATCATGCTGATAGCTGATGGAAGAAaaaaatcccctttttatagccattatttaagggggaaaaaaatcaccaccAGAACTTGATATTAGTTGAAAACTGGAGAAATATAGTGGAGGTCACAGCTCTTCTAACTAATTCTAAAGCAGAGTTCTACCCTCCTTAATTTCACTGTAAGTagtattgtatttttaaaaatatgggggggttcattcattcaatagtatttattgagcgcttactatgtgcagagcactgtactaagcgcttggaatgaacaagtcggcaacagatacagtccctgccgattgacgggcttaaggtctaatcgggggagacggacagacgagaacgttggcgataaatagagtcgaggggaagaacatctcgtaaaaacaatggcgactaaatagaatcggggcgatgtacatctcattaacaaaataaatagggtaatgaaaatatatacagtcgagcggacgagtacggtgccgaggggatgggaagggagaggtggaggagcagagggagatgtggggaaaagagggttaagctgtggagaggtgaagtgggggcggtagagggagtagagggagaaggggagctcagtctgggaaggcctctcggaggaggtgagttttaagtagggttttgaagaggggaagagaactaatttggcggaggtgaggagggaggccgttccgggaccgcgggaggacgtggcccaggggtcgacggcgggatgggcgagactgagggacggtgaggaggtgggcggcggaggagcagagcgtgcggggtgggcaggagaaagagagaagggaggagaggtaggaaggggcgaggtgatagccttgaagcctagagtgaggagtttttgtttggagcggaggtcgataggcaacccccggaggtgtttaagaaggggagcgacaggcccagatcgtttctgcaggaagatgagccgggcagccgagtgaagaatagaccggagcggggcgagagaggaggaagggagatcggagagaaggccgacgcagtagtctagccgggatgtaacgagagcccgtagcggtaaggtagccgttcgggtggagaggagagggcggatcttggcgatatcgtaaaggtgagaccggcaggtctcggtaacggatcggatgtgtggggtgaacgagagagacgagtcaaagatgacaccgagatagcgggcccgagagacgggaaggatggtcgggccatccgcggtgatagggaagtccgggagaggaccgggctcgggagggaagatgaggagctcggtctcgctcacgttgagttttaggtggcgggccgacatccgggtggagtcgtcccggaggcgggaggagacgcgagcccgacgggagggggagaggacaggggcggagatgtagatccgcgtgtcatctgcgtagagacggtaagtcgaagccgtgagagcggatgagttcgccgagggagtgagtgtaaatggagaacggaagagggccgagaactgacccttgagggactccgaccgttaaaggatgggagggggaggaggcgcccgcgaaggagaccgagaatgaccggccagagagatgagaggagaatagGGTGATGGGGATGGGGCGAGATTACTGTACAGGGCTCTCTCCTTCAGGTCCTTCCCATACAGCTTATATTTTGCAGCGATGTAGCTTAGAATGGCTCTGGTCTGGACCAATTTCATCCCATCGATCTCAACCATCGGCACTTGTTGATACATCAAGGTTCCGCcttgaaaaggagagagaaaagtcaaaCGACTCAGTCTTTTACACAAGCAGAAGTAATGGATTCGGCCGTTCGCTAAATGGAGCTGTGATGTTCTGTGCTGTTAAATAATATTACACGTCTCTGAAAGATATGCCAAAATGCCTCTCGCTATACTGCTTTTCCTCAGTAAGTTCACCTAGAAagcctgagaggcagcgtggcctagtaggtggagcaaaggcctggaagtcagagggcctgggttttgatcccagctctgccacttgtctgctgcgggacctcgggcaagtcacttaatttctctctgcctcagttacctcatctgtaaaatggggaagccccatgtggggcagggactgtgtccaacctgattagcttgtatctaccttaatgcctagtacagttcctggcacaagaTAAGAGCTTAGCAAGTATCGTAAAAAAAACAAACGACGATACAAAAGAGCCTCTGAAATtgatgctgggtgacctgggaggagggagactattgtactctccagctcacctcctccaagaggccttcgcagactgaccttccccttttccctctgctccctctgctccccctctactcccccttcacctcccctcagctaagcccccttttccccccatttacctctgctcctccccactcccttcccctcccctcagcaccgtgctcgtccgctcatttgtatatactttttattaccctatttattttgttaatgaggcgtacatcaccttgattctatttattgctattttttaatgagatgtacatccccttgattctatttattgctattgtttttgcccgtccgtctcccccgattagaccctaagcccgtcactgggcggggactgtctctgtctgttgccgatttgtacattccaagcgcttagtacggtgctctgcacatagtaagcgctcaatgaatactattgaatgagtgaatgaatacagtgatcGACACACAGCAacggctcaaaaaataccatcgatcgatcgacccgGGCTCTAGTTCCAACAGGGtgtagtctgccgtgtgactttggcaagtcgcttaacatctctggtcCTCcggttcctcatctttaaaatgggaatgacacCCGTTCTTCCCACACTTTGGATTGTGAATTGtatatgggacagaggctgtagcTGGGTTAATTATTCTGTTtttatcctggcacttagtacagtgaatggcccAGAGAAAATACTTCATAAATACAGTATTCAATGTAAGAGGGCCATGCTCAttaagaagtagtgtggtctagtggatagagcacaagcctgggagtcagaaagacctgggttctgattccggctctgccgcttgtctgctgtgtgacctagggcgcgtcacttaatttctctacgcctcagtcacctcatctgtaaaatggggattgagactgtgagccccgtgtgggacctggtccgtgtccaacctgattaactcgtagccaccctggtgcttagttcagaaccggacacatagtaagtgtttaacaaatcccattgaaAAAAAGATTATAAATGCTGACTCGAGAGGGTACGAGCGTGAATGCGTGTATGATTGCACGTATCTTCTGATTCCCCCGGGGGCTTTCCTTCAAACAGTCCAAGGCTTTGCACTCTTCAAATTCTTCACCTTAAAGCAAGGAAAAGTAAGAGAGAGGAACTGAAAAGGAAAGTTTTACGAAGGAGGGGAaggcaaggaaggagagaaaccAGGGTCTTTAATGGCAAAACCAAACCATTAGCAACCTACCGTGAACCCGGCCCTTTGGTGAATCTTTCTGTCCTGGCGTATCTTCCCCACAATTGAACGGGGCCATATTTTCGCAAACTCCAAGTGGGATAGTGACAGAGTCTCCGGGAGCGGAGCAGAACGTGCGAGAAAGGAAGACAGccaggcggaggtggatgggaccAGGGTGGAATTGATCTGAGGGACTGTGTTGGGGGGTGACTGATAAATGTAGACAAGCCTCCTCAGAAGACTTGGTCTAGGAGATTTCTACTGCGGCTAGAACTGCCCAAAGCAGAGCTTCAAGCCATTCCCTGGAGACTTACTTGCCTCTGGAAGCTTgggaagcgatgtggcctagtggagagatctcgagcctgggagtcgagggacctgggttctaatccgagctctaccgcttgcctgccgtgtgaccttgagcaaatcacttaacttgtctgtgactcggttttcacttaacttttctgcgctttagtttctcatccgtaaaatggggattcaaccccggTTCTCCtgtctacttagactttgagcgcCACGTTGGACGGGAGctacgtccgacctgattatcttgtctctacctcaactCTCAGGAAGTGCTTGGTGcatggaaagcactcaacaaacaccaaagtgatattattattaggtgacggGATGAAAGCACAAAATGTTTAATGCCCCACTTAACTCAGGAGGCTTGGATTGTTTTAACTCGTCTTTTACCGTTCCTACTGTGCATTTTAGCCTCTCACCACATAAACCCTTCCTGGTGCCATGGGGCCACCGTGAAAACCGTACCCTCTTACACATTTGATCATATCCCTGACCTCCTGATGTCTTCAACTTTATTCACCTACTTTCCGGGTTCTAGCTGCAGGATTAAAAATTCTATGCCTATGCCCTATGCCCTAACTTCTGAGGACCATTTCAGTCagtgtgctatttattgaacacttaccgtgtgcagagcactatacttagtgcttgggagagtgcatttgaTTTAGAAAACGTGTTCACTGTTTCTCAGCTTATTGGGTTTAGTCGCTTATTCTTTCTTCTCACATTTCACCAGTGTTTTTTTTTGCCACCACCCTTGGGTGGCCATGAGAAGCTTAGCTCGCAGAGTATATCTCAAACATCTAAATCAGCATTCAGGAGTAGCCCAGGGATTGGAGAACGGAATCACTTATCTTTTCTTCGGAATGGGTTTAGGTCCTATAGTGCGTTAAAATGTTTATTATACCCTGTGTGGTCTGGGGGACCATTCGTTTCTTCCGAACACCTGAAACATCATTTCAGGGGAACATGaccttcttttatttttaaaatctgtGCCTTTCTCTTGCTGCAGGTCCCTCTCCAACACTGCCTCCTTGACTTTTGCCCTTAGCTGTCATTTCTCAAAGACTGTTGCCCAAAAAGTTGTTTATCCCATTCTACTCCCTGCTGCTTTTCACTTGCTTGTGAAGCGGACGCCTGCTTCTGAATGTCATTCCTCCCCTGGTTCAGTCCCCGTGTCCGTCAGTGGGGAAATCCTCCCTGAGCTAGGTCTTGGGACACTTTTCCTTCAGGGGAAGAAATCTAGTTTCCCCCTATCTTGCTCACTGCAGAGGCCCCTTAGAGCGGACCTCACTCAGACTGTCCATCTGACTGATGCTATTATCACACCTCGTTTCACAGCTGAGCTGTTTACACACTTCACACCGAGCCAGCtaatctttctctccccacccaacaTGACAAAGAAAGCTAGGGTCTCACCTTTCACTAAATTTTCAAACTCCTCACGGGTTTCGAACAATTTTTCTTCATACTAGAAAGGAAAACACGATGAGGGGTTAGTCATCGACCACAGGCCAGGAGGCTCAGAATCTACGGTCACGGGGTCAGAAGGGCTCGGATTCTAATTCCGTTCTGCCTCATGTCttctgggtgacggtgggcgagttgcctctctggaccccaggtgcctcttctgtaaaatggggattaagatggggccCGATGTGATTAGCCTTTATCTTTACCCcattgctaagaacagtgcttgacacacagtaagcgcgcttagtacagtgctctgcacacagtgctcaataaatacgattgaatgaatgtacaagtACCATTGCTATGATGGCTTGGGGAGATCCCCACCTACCTCCACCCCGGCAGCCGCCAGCAGCCACCGGATGGtctccatcctgcctctcccgTTGAAGTAGTAAAGCTTGGGTTTCGCAGCCATGGCCGTTACCCTGAAACAGTGAGAAAATTCAGAACCGGCACCCAACTCTTTCCTTGCATAAGTCTTGGACTTTCCGTTGCTTTAAATGGAAATAGGCCAGAGTtaatattattcttcttattactactactactaacgatgataatcataatggtgttatttaagtgcacagtgtgtgtcaagcactgttctaagcactggggtagataaaagataatcggttcAGACGCAGTCCTGGTCCTACACGCCCTCACAgtcgaagaaggagggagaacagatgttgaacctccgttttacagatgaggaaactgaggcacggagaagcaaagtgactgccccagggcacacagcaggcaagtggtaggttcaggattaataacaatgttggtatttgttaagcgcttactgtgtgcaaagcactgttctaagcactggggggggatacaaggcgatcaggttgtcccacgtggggctcacagtcttcatccccattttacaggtgaggtcactgaggcgcagagaagtgaagtgacctgcccaaagtcacacggctgacaagcggcagagccgggattagaaccca
This genomic stretch from Ornithorhynchus anatinus isolate Pmale09 chromosome X1, mOrnAna1.pri.v4, whole genome shotgun sequence harbors:
- the LOC100084721 gene encoding glutathione S-transferase-like, which encodes MAAKPKLYYFNGRGRMETIRWLLAAAGVEYEEKLFETREEFENLVKGGTLMYQQVPMVEIDGMKLVQTRAILSYIAAKYKLYGKDLKERALIDMYVEGMRDLSDMIMFFPLSLPAEKEMNLAYILERATTRFFPAYEKALRTHRQDFLVGNQLSWADVQLLEVILMTEELKPNILSEFPLLRGFQTRISNIPTIKKFLQPGSLRKPALDEKSLEVLKSIFKLEKGLLLKNMGSILAEY